From Lysinibacillus sp. SGAir0095, the proteins below share one genomic window:
- a CDS encoding C-terminal binding protein, translating into MKVIISDCDHADIEIEQSVFKENNILLELQQNQTEDDLIQNAKEAAVIINQYAPFTERVFAGLPNLKLIVRYGVGVNNIDLQAATKHGVQVCNVPDYGTHEVADHALALMLALTRKITKMDRLVKADEWDYQASIPIYRHSEQVVGIVGVGRIGSEFAKKVQALGCKVIAYDISAGQKSYDSSLSFIEFVDFEQLITQADIISIHCPSDQAIHLFDEAVFEKMKPTSYLINVSRGGIIDEEALYEALVSNQIAGAALDVAVKEPIDSQAPLLTLEQFICTPHMAWYSEQAAKELKRKVAEEAVRYVKKEALHYPVNKI; encoded by the coding sequence ATGAAAGTGATTATTTCCGACTGTGACCATGCTGATATTGAGATTGAACAAAGCGTTTTCAAGGAAAATAATATTTTACTAGAGCTCCAACAAAACCAAACTGAAGACGATTTGATTCAAAATGCCAAAGAAGCAGCGGTCATTATTAACCAATATGCACCGTTTACTGAAAGGGTTTTCGCAGGATTACCTAACTTAAAGTTAATCGTTCGGTACGGTGTTGGCGTTAATAATATTGATTTGCAGGCGGCAACAAAACATGGCGTTCAGGTCTGCAATGTTCCTGACTATGGAACGCATGAAGTAGCCGATCATGCTTTGGCGTTAATGCTAGCGCTTACACGAAAAATTACGAAAATGGATCGCTTAGTAAAAGCGGATGAATGGGATTATCAAGCGAGTATCCCGATCTACCGCCATAGTGAACAAGTCGTAGGGATTGTCGGTGTGGGACGCATCGGTTCCGAGTTTGCGAAAAAAGTTCAGGCACTGGGCTGCAAAGTAATCGCCTATGATATTTCGGCAGGACAAAAAAGCTATGATTCTAGCTTATCGTTTATAGAATTTGTCGATTTTGAACAGCTCATTACACAAGCAGATATTATTTCGATTCACTGCCCATCAGATCAGGCCATCCATTTATTTGATGAAGCTGTATTTGAAAAAATGAAGCCGACTAGTTATCTAATCAATGTCTCAAGAGGCGGCATTATCGACGAGGAAGCTTTATATGAAGCACTTGTTTCAAATCAGATTGCGGGTGCTGCTCTAGATGTAGCGGTAAAAGAACCGATTGATTCACAGGCTCCGTTGCTGACACTGGAGCAATTTATTTGTACACCGCATATGGCTTGGTATTCAGAACAAGCCGCGAAAGAGTTAAAAAGAAAAGTGGCAGAAGAAGCAGTGAGATATGTGAAGAAGGAAGCGCTTCACTATCCTGTTAATAAAATTTAA
- the kduI gene encoding 5-dehydro-4-deoxy-D-glucuronate isomerase produces MKIVYAHHPEDVKHYTTEKLREEFLMEKLFVENEATLNYSHVDRIIYGGIFPIDQQVTLDAGKELAAKYFLERREMGVINVGGPGRIVCDGDTYDIDTKEALYIGRGTEELYFESADASNPAKFYINCCPAHAKYPTVKIDQEKAIKRPMGAESNMNKRVINQYIHPDVLETCQLSMGMTVLEEGSGWNTMPCHTHERRMEVYFYFDMEEDTRVFHLMGQPNETRHIVMANEQAVLSPSWSIHSGIGTKNYTFIWGMCGENLDFDDMDHVAMKDLK; encoded by the coding sequence ATGAAAATCGTATATGCACATCACCCTGAAGATGTGAAACACTACACTACCGAAAAATTAAGAGAAGAATTTTTAATGGAAAAATTGTTTGTAGAAAACGAAGCGACATTAAATTATAGCCATGTGGATCGAATTATCTACGGAGGAATCTTCCCAATCGATCAACAGGTGACTTTAGATGCTGGCAAAGAACTTGCAGCAAAATATTTCTTGGAGCGACGTGAAATGGGTGTTATTAATGTAGGCGGCCCGGGACGTATTGTCTGTGATGGCGACACTTATGACATCGATACGAAAGAAGCTCTCTATATTGGCAGAGGCACTGAAGAATTGTATTTTGAATCTGCTGACGCTAGTAATCCAGCAAAATTCTACATCAATTGCTGCCCGGCACATGCGAAATATCCAACAGTGAAAATTGATCAAGAAAAGGCTATTAAACGTCCGATGGGTGCTGAAAGCAATATGAATAAACGTGTCATTAACCAGTATATTCATCCCGATGTATTAGAAACTTGTCAGTTAAGTATGGGAATGACGGTACTGGAAGAAGGCAGTGGCTGGAATACGATGCCTTGTCATACACACGAACGTCGTATGGAAGTCTATTTCTATTTTGATATGGAAGAAGACACACGCGTATTTCACCTAATGGGGCAACCAAACGAAACTCGTCATATCGTGATGGCCAATGAGCAGGCTGTCTTATCGCCTAGCTGGTCGATTCACTCGGGTATCGGTACAAAGAATTACACATTCATTTGGGGAATGTGCGGTGAAAATTTAGATTTTGATGATATGGACCATGTAGCAATGAAGGATTTGAAATAA
- a CDS encoding IclR family transcriptional regulator — MATVQSIERAFIILEQLSEHPNGMQITKLATDTNLSKSTVHRLLSTLIELQYVRKDSVTERYYLSYRALYLTRNILSNSSLITVARPLLETLVKEINETVHLCVEENEEVVYVDKIESNQTIRMYSRIGSRAPMYCTGVGKMMLSGKDDHTLQEIISRIHFTKRTNYTILTPTDLLEEISTIRKSGYSLDNIENEEGIRCIAAPIYDFSGKIIASFSISGPSTRVTMERIEHELAEKILKTSRAISSQLGYVQ; from the coding sequence ATGGCAACCGTACAATCTATTGAACGTGCTTTCATCATATTAGAACAATTATCAGAGCATCCGAACGGCATGCAAATTACAAAATTGGCAACGGATACGAACCTTTCGAAAAGTACTGTTCATCGATTACTTTCTACATTGATCGAGCTACAATATGTAAGAAAAGATAGCGTAACAGAACGATATTACCTTAGCTATCGCGCGTTATATCTCACACGCAATATTTTAAGCAATTCAAGTTTAATCACTGTAGCTAGACCCTTACTCGAAACCTTGGTGAAGGAAATTAACGAAACAGTGCATTTATGTGTAGAGGAAAACGAAGAGGTCGTATATGTCGACAAAATCGAAAGCAATCAAACCATACGCATGTATTCTCGTATAGGTAGTCGTGCGCCTATGTATTGCACCGGTGTTGGCAAAATGATGTTATCAGGAAAAGATGACCACACTTTACAGGAAATCATTTCAAGAATACATTTTACAAAACGCACAAACTACACCATTTTAACGCCCACCGATTTACTTGAAGAAATTTCGACTATACGAAAATCGGGCTATTCGCTCGACAATATAGAAAATGAAGAAGGCATCCGCTGCATTGCTGCACCAATTTATGATTTTAGCGGAAAAATCATTGCGAGCTTCAGCATTTCGGGTCCAAGCACTCGCGTAACGATGGAAAGAATTGAACACGAATTAGCAGAAAAAATATTAAAGACATCAAGAGCCATCTCTTCTCAGCTGGGTTATGTGCAATAA
- a CDS encoding methyl-accepting chemotaxis protein — protein sequence MVIRSSIQESTQILDATSILAALESNLAMIEFNLQREVIWVNENFARTLGYTVHEMKSMKHQQFCTVELRNSREYEELWENLKRGEKFQEKIQRVGKAGNLLWFEATYLPIYNVEGTVEAVLKIATDITEREENTVKIITQLKDMPIELVDMVVANSHEKIKAVTSLKQETELITKITNTIRNISMQTNVLALNAAIEAARVGEQGQGFKVVADEVRRLAGNVDEAIKNVNSSVENITREVDSVHKITEDLQDIIIDSQSEFKKVINEFEDMG from the coding sequence ATGGTCATTAGGTCAAGTATTCAGGAAAGTACTCAGATATTAGATGCAACATCTATTTTAGCTGCACTCGAGTCAAACTTAGCTATGATTGAATTTAATTTACAAAGAGAAGTAATCTGGGTAAATGAAAATTTTGCAAGGACTTTAGGTTACACGGTTCATGAAATGAAAAGTATGAAGCATCAACAATTTTGTACGGTTGAATTAAGAAACAGCAGAGAATATGAAGAATTATGGGAGAATCTTAAAAGAGGGGAAAAGTTTCAAGAAAAAATTCAAAGGGTCGGTAAAGCAGGAAATCTACTTTGGTTCGAAGCAACTTATCTACCAATATACAATGTTGAGGGAACAGTGGAGGCAGTTCTTAAAATTGCTACAGATATAACAGAAAGAGAAGAGAACACGGTCAAAATCATTACTCAACTAAAAGATATGCCCATAGAATTAGTAGATATGGTTGTTGCCAATTCTCATGAGAAGATTAAAGCAGTGACATCACTAAAGCAAGAGACGGAATTAATAACGAAAATAACCAATACCATTCGCAATATTTCTATGCAAACGAATGTGTTGGCGTTAAATGCCGCGATTGAAGCAGCACGTGTAGGAGAACAGGGGCAAGGGTTCAAAGTTGTAGCGGATGAAGTGCGAAGACTAGCTGGGAATGTTGATGAAGCGATTAAAAATGTAAATTCAAGTGTTGAGAATATAACGAGAGAAGTAGATAGTGTTCATAAAATTACTGAAGATTTACAAGATATAATTATAGACTCCCAATCGGAATTTAAAAAAGTAATTAATGAATTTGAAGATATGGGTTAA
- a CDS encoding ABC transporter ATP-binding protein, whose amino-acid sequence MKPTHTFQAESITAGYDKKTILHDVSIDIPSNKISIIIGANGCGKSTLLKTMARLIKPTSGQISLDGKPIHKIPPKQLARVLGLLPQSPIVPEGITVADLVGRGRFPHHTLLKGWSKKDYEAVAEAMDIMNITEFADRHIDELSGGQRQRVWIAMALAQQTDILFLDEPTTYLDITYQVEILDLLTDLNRKYGTTIVMVLHDINLSARYADHIFALHKGKLVAEGAPSEVITSSLIKDIFNLNCRVIEDPVSDSPSVVPIGRHHNKAVSAPLDSVMAGNSTPAVSINH is encoded by the coding sequence ATGAAGCCAACACACACGTTTCAAGCCGAAAGCATCACTGCTGGATACGACAAAAAAACGATTCTTCATGATGTGAGTATTGACATACCGAGTAACAAAATCAGCATTATCATTGGTGCGAATGGCTGCGGTAAATCGACGCTGCTAAAAACGATGGCGCGATTAATCAAACCGACTTCCGGGCAAATTAGTCTAGATGGAAAGCCGATTCATAAAATCCCGCCAAAACAATTAGCGCGAGTTTTAGGTCTTCTCCCACAATCACCAATCGTCCCTGAAGGAATAACAGTGGCAGATCTAGTTGGTAGAGGAAGATTTCCGCATCATACGCTTTTAAAAGGTTGGTCGAAGAAAGATTATGAAGCTGTTGCTGAAGCGATGGACATCATGAATATCACGGAATTTGCTGATCGACATATCGATGAGCTTTCTGGTGGACAAAGACAGCGTGTCTGGATTGCCATGGCTCTAGCTCAACAAACCGACATTCTATTTCTTGACGAGCCGACAACGTACTTAGACATTACGTATCAAGTGGAAATACTTGATTTACTGACTGACTTAAATCGCAAATATGGAACAACGATTGTCATGGTTCTTCATGATATCAACCTGTCCGCACGCTATGCAGACCATATTTTTGCACTACATAAAGGAAAGCTTGTAGCCGAAGGAGCACCTTCCGAAGTCATTACAAGCTCCTTGATCAAAGACATTTTCAATCTCAACTGTAGAGTCATTGAAGATCCGGTATCGGATTCTCCGTCTGTTGTACCAATTGGACGCCATCATAACAAAGCAGTAAGTGCTCCATTAGACAGCGTGATGGCAGGGAATTCCACTCCTGCAGTGTCCATAAATCACTAG
- a CDS encoding iron chelate uptake ABC transporter family permease subunit → MMNETINSIMGSRLKRQRRFIMMTSVLAVISLALCGTMLMLGNTIYPVEDVFRVLMGEQVKGASFAVGTIRLPRMIAGLFAGFAFGVGGYIFQTMLRNPLANPNVIGITAGSSASAVFCIIVLQAGTTVVSIASVIGGLATVLVIYGLSKGSSFSIGRLILIGIGIQAMLTAVINYLLLIGQEHDLPAAMRWLSGSLNGAKMENLLPLVVIVLLLTPVILLYGKRLEMLELGEQAATSLGVDTNKTRIILIISSVLILALATATTGPIAFVAFLAGPIAKKLVGVGFSNIIPAGLIGVILVLGADLIGQFAFVARYPVGVITGILGAPYLIYLLIRINRKGDL, encoded by the coding sequence ATGATGAATGAAACTATTAATTCGATTATGGGGTCTAGGCTAAAAAGGCAGCGTCGATTTATCATGATGACTTCTGTGCTGGCAGTGATTTCCTTGGCTCTTTGTGGTACCATGCTAATGTTGGGAAACACCATCTACCCGGTAGAAGATGTGTTCCGCGTTCTTATGGGTGAACAAGTAAAAGGCGCTTCCTTTGCAGTTGGTACCATCCGTCTGCCAAGAATGATTGCCGGTCTCTTTGCTGGTTTTGCCTTTGGTGTGGGCGGGTATATCTTCCAAACGATGCTAAGAAATCCACTAGCCAACCCAAATGTCATAGGGATTACAGCCGGTTCAAGTGCATCCGCTGTATTTTGTATCATTGTGTTACAGGCGGGCACGACCGTTGTTTCGATTGCGTCTGTCATCGGTGGACTTGCAACTGTCCTGGTGATTTATGGATTATCGAAAGGATCTTCTTTCTCAATAGGCAGATTAATCTTAATTGGTATTGGTATACAGGCGATGCTAACGGCTGTTATTAACTATTTACTATTAATTGGTCAAGAGCACGACCTTCCAGCTGCGATGAGATGGCTAAGTGGTAGTTTGAATGGGGCCAAGATGGAAAATCTTCTTCCACTTGTAGTTATTGTGTTACTATTGACGCCAGTCATCCTGTTATATGGGAAACGATTAGAAATGTTGGAGCTGGGAGAACAAGCGGCTACCTCACTTGGGGTGGATACGAATAAGACAAGAATCATCCTTATTATTAGCTCCGTGCTTATTCTTGCGTTAGCTACTGCGACAACTGGACCCATCGCATTTGTGGCATTCCTTGCTGGGCCAATCGCAAAAAAATTAGTTGGTGTTGGGTTTTCAAATATCATTCCAGCCGGTCTTATTGGGGTAATCTTAGTATTAGGGGCCGATCTTATCGGACAATTCGCATTTGTTGCTAGGTACCCTGTAGGAGTAATCACTGGTATTCTTGGTGCACCTTACTTGATTTACTTATTAATCCGAATCAATCGAAAGGGAGATTTATAA
- a CDS encoding iron ABC transporter permease: MNNVSVSEKKEFHLPRNLLRVLIPLVLLLGVCIMASLAFGSRMIGWTDLMDGLLHPDVLSHEANVVRQRIARTIFCLMCGAALGVSGALMQSVTRNPIADPSILGVNTGASLFVVVGIAFFNISSAGQYIWLAIIGAILTSIFVFGIGSMGSGGATPLKLVLAGAATSAILSSLVVAIMIPRTNVMDQFRFWQVGSVGSGNWDSITTFIPFLVIGLLIAIFTGPALNALALGDEVATGLGVRTGTIRLFAALGGVLLCGAATALAGPIGFIGLLSTHVIRLLIGPDLRFIIPMSALSGAIILTFSDVLGRLLGSPGELEVGIVTAFVGAPILILITMKAKMRAL; this comes from the coding sequence ATGAATAATGTATCCGTTTCTGAAAAAAAGGAGTTTCATCTTCCGCGTAATTTACTAAGGGTTCTTATACCCTTAGTACTATTACTTGGCGTGTGTATCATGGCTTCTCTTGCATTTGGTTCTCGGATGATTGGCTGGACAGATCTGATGGATGGTTTACTCCATCCAGATGTTCTGTCCCATGAAGCCAATGTTGTTCGACAAAGAATTGCTCGAACGATTTTTTGTTTAATGTGTGGGGCGGCATTAGGTGTTTCCGGCGCATTAATGCAATCTGTCACTCGAAATCCGATTGCCGATCCAAGTATCTTAGGGGTAAATACAGGAGCCTCTCTTTTTGTCGTTGTGGGAATTGCCTTTTTCAATATCAGCTCGGCCGGTCAATATATTTGGCTTGCAATCATAGGAGCGATCTTAACCTCCATCTTTGTATTTGGAATTGGTTCCATGGGGAGTGGCGGGGCTACACCTCTTAAACTTGTTTTGGCAGGGGCTGCCACTAGCGCGATTTTATCGTCCTTAGTAGTCGCAATCATGATTCCTCGTACGAACGTGATGGACCAGTTTCGATTTTGGCAGGTTGGTAGTGTTGGTTCAGGGAACTGGGATTCGATTACTACCTTTATTCCGTTTTTAGTTATCGGTTTACTTATAGCGATTTTTACTGGTCCGGCATTAAATGCACTCGCATTGGGAGATGAGGTAGCGACTGGGTTAGGTGTGCGTACTGGTACGATTCGTCTTTTTGCGGCCCTTGGTGGAGTCCTTTTATGTGGTGCTGCAACAGCCTTAGCAGGTCCAATTGGCTTTATCGGTTTACTTTCAACCCACGTTATCCGTTTACTAATCGGTCCGGATCTACGTTTTATTATTCCGATGTCTGCTCTTTCAGGAGCGATTATTTTAACCTTTTCTGATGTGCTTGGAAGACTTCTTGGCAGTCCTGGTGAACTTGAGGTTGGTATTGTGACAGCATTTGTTGGCGCACCAATCTTGATTTTAATTACAATGAAAGCGAAAATGCGTGCATTATGA
- a CDS encoding iron-siderophore ABC transporter substrate-binding protein translates to MKTKKHFSFLTLLLISILSLALAACSDKESSTEDSSATESETTDTTTDTEETATEYPIVIKHALGETVIEEKPERVATIAWSNHDVALALGVVPVGFSAANYGTKDNDTGMLPWTAEKLKELGEENPNIYQDTDGLDFEAIADSNPDVILAAYSGLTQEEYDTLSEIAPVIAYQETPWVTSWRDQIKFNSMAMGMEEEGQQLIADTEKLVQDKASEYPELKGKKAVFGMFNATDLSKFYLYTTGDPRGEFLEELGMTFPESVENQITDPNSFYIELSAENADALSDVEIFVIYGDDSTLQALQADPILGNVPAIKNGSVVLIEDNTPLAAAGTPSSLSIEYTIDEYLKLISEAAAKVK, encoded by the coding sequence ATGAAGACAAAAAAACATTTTTCATTTTTAACATTATTATTAATCTCGATTCTTTCGCTTGCACTTGCGGCTTGTTCCGATAAGGAATCTAGCACAGAGGATAGTTCAGCAACTGAATCAGAAACAACAGATACAACAACAGATACAGAAGAAACAGCTACGGAATATCCAATCGTTATTAAGCATGCTCTAGGTGAAACGGTAATCGAAGAAAAACCTGAGCGTGTGGCGACAATTGCATGGTCAAACCATGACGTTGCCCTTGCCCTTGGTGTTGTGCCAGTAGGTTTCTCAGCTGCCAACTATGGTACGAAAGATAATGATACAGGGATGCTTCCTTGGACTGCAGAAAAATTAAAAGAACTTGGTGAAGAAAATCCAAACATTTACCAAGATACAGATGGTTTAGATTTTGAAGCCATTGCTGATTCAAATCCAGATGTGATCCTTGCTGCATACTCAGGCCTTACACAAGAAGAATATGATACGTTAAGTGAAATTGCTCCAGTTATCGCTTATCAAGAAACTCCATGGGTAACTTCATGGCGTGACCAAATTAAATTCAACTCAATGGCTATGGGTATGGAAGAAGAAGGTCAACAACTGATTGCTGATACAGAAAAATTAGTACAAGATAAGGCAAGTGAATATCCTGAACTTAAAGGGAAAAAAGCTGTATTCGGTATGTTCAATGCAACGGATTTATCTAAGTTCTACCTATATACAACAGGCGATCCACGTGGTGAATTCCTTGAGGAGTTAGGAATGACGTTCCCAGAGAGTGTTGAAAACCAAATTACAGATCCAAATAGCTTCTATATTGAGTTAAGTGCTGAAAATGCAGATGCGTTAAGCGATGTGGAAATCTTCGTAATTTACGGTGATGACAGTACATTACAAGCACTTCAAGCTGATCCGATTCTTGGAAACGTTCCGGCCATTAAAAATGGTTCTGTCGTACTAATTGAAGACAACACGCCACTTGCTGCAGCAGGTACACCAAGCTCATTATCAATTGAATATACAATCGATGAATACTTGAAATTAATCTCTGAAGCTGCTGCTAAAGTTAAATAA
- a CDS encoding Type 1 glutamine amidotransferase-like domain-containing protein, which translates to MKFLLTSAGINNKSIQDALVDMLGKPIADCNALCIPTAMYGHPWVGPGVKAWEFISGKSENPMVDLGWKSVGVLELTALPSIDEDRWIPLVQETDVLLVSGGDALYLCHWMRQSGLADLLPSLNSVYVGMSAGSMVMTPNIGEYFVGWTPTGGGDETLKLVDFSIFPHLDNEMLPGNTMAAAERWAAGMQGPAYAIDDQTAIKVIDGEVEVVSEGHWKRFTP; encoded by the coding sequence ATGAAATTCCTGCTCACATCTGCGGGCATCAATAACAAAAGTATACAGGACGCACTGGTTGACATGCTGGGCAAGCCGATCGCCGACTGCAACGCCCTGTGTATCCCCACTGCGATGTACGGACACCCTTGGGTTGGCCCCGGCGTCAAAGCCTGGGAGTTCATCAGTGGGAAATCCGAAAATCCCATGGTAGACCTCGGCTGGAAGTCCGTCGGCGTGCTGGAGCTCACCGCACTGCCAAGCATCGACGAAGACCGCTGGATACCACTGGTTCAGGAGACGGATGTACTGCTGGTGTCGGGTGGCGACGCCCTTTACCTGTGCCACTGGATGCGTCAATCCGGGCTGGCAGACCTCTTGCCGTCACTGAACTCAGTCTATGTGGGAATGAGTGCTGGGAGCATGGTGATGACACCTAACATCGGGGAATACTTCGTTGGCTGGACTCCAACAGGCGGTGGTGATGAAACACTGAAACTGGTTGATTTTTCAATCTTTCCACACCTAGATAACGAGATGCTGCCGGGAAACACCATGGCGGCAGCAGAGAGATGGGCAGCCGGGATGCAGGGACCTGCGTATGCGATTGACGATCAAACCGCAATCAAAGTGATTGACGGAGAGGTAGAAGTTGTCTCCGAAGGGCATTGGAAACGGTTTACACCTTGA
- a CDS encoding DUF3100 domain-containing protein: MEGKAFGLWKDWRLHLVVLAIVIVTELIGQHSISVGMGIILLLPMLYAVIIGIAIYFTPVVTKKQSENAETLVYITLTLLIAKFGVQAGPALPQLISAGPALILQELGNLGTILLALPVAVFLGLKRESIGMTHSIGREGNLALITDKFGLSSPEGRGVMSMYIFGTVFGSIFIGLASGFLATTLPLHPYSFAMATGVGSGSMTAASLGPLVAAFPDMADTITAFSGASNLLTSVTGLYASIFIGLPLTEKMYKVLTKRRDKKSAKAVMATNLDTEANIEVLTEQENNDSKSKVVK; this comes from the coding sequence ATGGAGGGAAAAGCATTTGGTTTATGGAAGGATTGGCGTTTGCATCTTGTCGTACTAGCAATCGTGATTGTGACGGAATTGATTGGACAGCATAGTATATCCGTCGGTATGGGAATTATTTTATTGCTTCCGATGCTTTATGCAGTGATTATTGGTATTGCCATTTATTTTACTCCGGTTGTGACCAAAAAACAGTCGGAAAATGCTGAGACACTCGTTTATATTACACTCACTTTACTTATTGCAAAGTTTGGCGTTCAAGCAGGACCCGCTCTACCTCAATTAATATCAGCAGGGCCCGCTCTGATTCTCCAAGAACTTGGGAACTTGGGTACTATTTTACTAGCACTTCCTGTTGCTGTTTTTTTGGGATTGAAAAGAGAAAGTATTGGTATGACTCACTCCATTGGTCGAGAAGGGAATTTAGCCTTAATTACTGATAAATTTGGCCTTTCTTCTCCAGAAGGACGTGGCGTCATGTCCATGTATATATTCGGAACTGTATTTGGATCCATCTTTATCGGATTAGCTTCGGGTTTCTTAGCAACTACGCTCCCGCTTCATCCCTATTCATTTGCCATGGCGACTGGAGTTGGGAGTGGCAGTATGACAGCTGCTTCACTTGGACCACTAGTTGCTGCATTTCCCGATATGGCTGATACCATAACAGCTTTTTCCGGGGCCAGTAACTTATTAACATCTGTTACGGGGTTATATGCAAGTATCTTTATAGGGCTACCATTAACAGAAAAAATGTATAAAGTACTAACGAAACGAAGAGATAAAAAAAGTGCCAAAGCTGTAATGGCAACAAATCTTGATACAGAAGCAAACATTGAAGTGTTAACAGAGCAAGAAAATAATGATTCAAAATCTAAGGTGGTGAAATAA
- a CDS encoding M20 family metallopeptidase encodes MQKLFDRLDEVYEEIVEIRRHLHQYPELSFKEAKTAEYIADFHKKLGHETRTGVGGNGVLAYLKGDQPGPTVAIRADFDALPIVEQTDVPYKSKKEGVMHACGHDGHTATLLGLAKVLNKMKAELSGTVVFLHQHAEELPPGGAISMIEDGCLDGVDVIFGTHLQAQAPLGEIGYRTGALQAAPDMFTIRIQGRGGHGAYPQQTIDSIAVGSQLINSLNQIVSRKIDPLDAAVLSVTSFVAANPYNVIADHAEMLGTVRTFKEETRAFMEEEMERVVKGVCETAGAGYEFNYTRGYPTLVNHKEETEFVADIAKKIPGVTAVKETDPVMGGEDYSYYLQKVKGTFFFTGARNPEWEVSYPHHHPKFDIDERALLIAAKILGQATLEYMQVHAKEVQV; translated from the coding sequence ATGCAAAAATTGTTTGATCGTTTAGATGAGGTTTATGAGGAGATTGTGGAAATACGCCGTCACCTGCACCAGTATCCGGAATTGTCATTTAAAGAGGCGAAAACAGCAGAATATATTGCTGATTTTCATAAAAAATTAGGGCATGAAACGCGAACGGGTGTTGGTGGGAATGGTGTGCTTGCTTATTTAAAGGGGGATCAGCCAGGCCCTACAGTCGCAATACGTGCCGATTTTGATGCGCTGCCGATTGTTGAACAAACGGACGTCCCTTATAAGTCTAAAAAGGAAGGTGTCATGCATGCATGTGGTCATGACGGACATACGGCCACTCTTTTAGGCTTGGCAAAGGTATTAAATAAAATGAAGGCAGAGCTATCCGGAACGGTTGTATTTCTTCATCAGCATGCAGAAGAATTACCTCCTGGCGGTGCCATTTCGATGATTGAAGATGGCTGTCTAGATGGTGTCGATGTGATTTTTGGTACACACTTACAGGCACAAGCGCCATTAGGTGAAATCGGTTATCGTACGGGTGCTCTTCAAGCAGCACCGGATATGTTTACGATTCGCATACAAGGGCGTGGGGGGCATGGTGCCTATCCACAGCAAACGATCGATAGCATTGCGGTCGGTAGTCAACTGATCAATAGTTTAAACCAAATTGTCAGTCGCAAAATCGATCCATTAGATGCCGCCGTGTTATCCGTTACCTCCTTTGTAGCGGCAAATCCATACAATGTGATTGCCGACCATGCCGAGATGCTTGGAACGGTTAGGACTTTTAAAGAAGAGACGCGTGCATTTATGGAAGAAGAGATGGAGAGAGTCGTTAAAGGCGTATGTGAAACAGCTGGAGCAGGTTATGAATTCAACTATACGCGCGGTTATCCAACACTTGTTAACCATAAAGAAGAGACGGAATTCGTTGCAGATATAGCGAAGAAAATCCCAGGAGTCACGGCTGTAAAAGAAACAGATCCAGTTATGGGCGGTGAAGATTACTCCTATTACTTACAAAAGGTAAAAGGAACTTTCTTCTTTACAGGTGCACGAAACCCTGAGTGGGAAGTTTCCTATCCACACCATCACCCGAAATTCGATATTGATGAGCGAGCACTATTAATCGCAGCCAAAATTCTTGGACAAGCAACTTTGGAATATATGCAAGTCCATGCAAAAGAGGTACAAGTATAG